One window from the genome of Pseudomonas fluorescens encodes:
- a CDS encoding OprD family porin — MQHATFPRWTCTSAGTLLGLSLIGVPCAQADFIADSRGSLEARNFYFNRDFRQEGARDKAEEWAQGFLLRMESGYTAGTVGFGLDALGMAGFKLDSGGGTAGTNLLPADLSGGSQDRYGELGLTAKVRLSNSTLKLGTLQIKDPAVSSNDTRLLPGTFKGGLLSVQEIDRLKLTAGQLTQINFVDSTDYQDMTANRIGGSSDKFQFAGADYQFLPNLTAQYRYSQLQDIYQQNYFGFVHTLDLGAGQSFKSDVRYSRSAEDGSFRDLDNQAFGALFTYSLAGHAVGLGYQRMSGDDPFPYIGRSDPYLVNFVQIGDFANIDERSWQARYDYNFAAIGVPGLTFMTRYISGDNVQRSAAGEGKEWERNTDIAYVVQDGTLKGLGLKWRNATVRSNFGNDLDENRLIVSYTVALW, encoded by the coding sequence ATGCAACATGCCACATTCCCTCGATGGACCTGCACCTCGGCGGGCACCTTGCTCGGCCTGAGCCTGATCGGCGTGCCGTGCGCCCAGGCTGACTTCATCGCCGACAGCAGAGGCAGCCTGGAGGCCCGCAACTTCTACTTCAACCGCGACTTTCGCCAGGAAGGGGCACGGGACAAGGCCGAGGAATGGGCCCAGGGTTTTCTGCTGCGGATGGAATCGGGATACACCGCCGGGACCGTGGGTTTCGGCCTCGATGCCTTGGGCATGGCCGGTTTCAAGCTGGACTCCGGCGGCGGAACGGCCGGTACCAATCTGTTGCCGGCGGATTTGTCTGGCGGTTCCCAGGACCGTTATGGCGAATTGGGCCTGACCGCCAAGGTGCGCCTGTCCAATAGCACCTTGAAACTGGGGACGTTGCAGATCAAGGACCCGGCGGTGAGTTCCAACGACACGCGCCTGTTGCCGGGAACGTTCAAGGGTGGGTTGCTGAGCGTGCAGGAAATCGATCGTTTGAAGCTGACCGCCGGGCAACTCACGCAGATCAACTTTGTCGACTCCACCGACTACCAGGACATGACCGCCAACCGCATCGGTGGCAGCAGTGACAAGTTCCAGTTCGCCGGGGCGGACTATCAGTTCCTGCCGAACCTCACGGCGCAATACCGCTATAGCCAGTTGCAGGATATCTACCAGCAAAACTATTTCGGGTTCGTCCACACCCTGGACCTGGGCGCAGGCCAGTCATTCAAGAGTGACGTGCGTTATTCCCGCAGCGCCGAAGACGGCAGTTTCCGCGATCTCGACAACCAAGCCTTCGGCGCCTTGTTCACCTACAGCCTGGCGGGCCATGCCGTGGGCCTGGGCTACCAGCGCATGAGTGGCGACGATCCGTTCCCCTACATCGGCCGCAGCGATCCGTACCTGGTCAACTTCGTGCAGATCGGCGACTTCGCCAACATCGACGAGCGTTCCTGGCAAGCGCGTTATGACTACAACTTCGCGGCCATTGGCGTGCCCGGGCTGACCTTCATGACTCGATACATCAGTGGCGACAACGTCCAGCGCAGCGCCGCAGGCGAAGGCAAGGAATGGGAGCGCAACACGGACATTGCCTATGTGGTGCAAGACGGCACGTTGAAGGGGCTGGGCTTGAAATGGCGCAACGCGACGGTGCGCTCGAATTTTGGTAATGACCTGGATGAGAATCGGCTGATCGTCAGCTATACGGTGGCGCTGTGGTAA
- a CDS encoding class I SAM-dependent methyltransferase has translation MSLSETTLLQSWQHNAQAWIEAIRTGAIESRQTVTDQAMLLAVLSRQPERVLDLGCGEGWLLRALTERGVEAVGVDGDATLVESARASGSSPVHLASYDALVEAKVDVGSAYDLVCANFALLHQEIIPLLAAMNALLSPGGALVIQTLHPWTVAAGNYQDGWREETFDGFKGQWQPMPWYFRTLSSWLNALDMAGFRLVGLQEPQHPQSPVPQSLLLVAEQSPSWR, from the coding sequence ATGTCGCTCTCCGAAACCACCCTCCTCCAAAGCTGGCAGCACAATGCCCAAGCCTGGATAGAAGCCATCCGCACGGGGGCCATCGAAAGCCGTCAGACGGTCACCGACCAGGCCATGCTGCTGGCGGTACTGAGCCGTCAGCCCGAGCGCGTGCTGGATCTGGGTTGTGGCGAAGGTTGGTTGTTGCGGGCGCTGACTGAACGGGGCGTCGAGGCGGTGGGTGTGGATGGTGACGCGACGTTGGTCGAATCGGCCCGGGCGTCGGGATCCTCGCCGGTGCATCTGGCAAGCTATGACGCGCTGGTAGAGGCGAAGGTGGACGTCGGCAGCGCCTACGACCTGGTCTGCGCCAACTTCGCCCTGTTGCATCAGGAGATCATCCCGCTGCTCGCCGCCATGAACGCCTTACTCAGCCCTGGCGGTGCACTGGTGATCCAGACGTTGCATCCCTGGACCGTGGCGGCGGGCAATTATCAGGACGGCTGGCGGGAAGAGACCTTCGATGGGTTCAAAGGTCAATGGCAGCCGATGCCGTGGTACTTCCGCACCTTGTCCAGTTGGCTCAATGCCTTGGACATGGCTGGTTTTCGACTGGTGGGCCTGCAGGAGCCGCAGCACCCGCAAAGCCCGGTGCCGCAGTCACTGCTTCTGGTGGCCGAACAATCCCCGTCATGGCGTTAG
- a CDS encoding LysR family transcriptional regulator produces the protein MNLKFLETFVWVARLQSFSLTAEKMFSTQAAISSRIASLEEELGLRLFVRDSRGVSLTPEGLKVLDYAQQMLDVQRALKQSLDTSSPQQGLVRIGVMDTVIHTWLSPLMSMLMQAFPAVEIEITADAARNLCEQLQKGYLDIVFQTDLVRHESVRNLELGHYPMHWIAASQSIYARPYGSLAEMASERIITFVKHSRPHQDVLNLLYAHGVSAPRVSCVNSVSAMTRLIRDGFGIGALPAALVAKPLASGELIPLEPGIALPQLDVVASWRAGVGLELIENIVQMSRQVVSQYAVDVGPLRMVAAPGLNSQAPLE, from the coding sequence ATGAACCTCAAATTCCTCGAAACCTTCGTCTGGGTCGCCCGGCTGCAAAGCTTCAGCCTCACCGCTGAGAAGATGTTCAGCACCCAGGCGGCGATCTCCAGCCGGATCGCGTCACTGGAAGAGGAACTGGGCCTGCGCCTGTTCGTGCGGGATTCGCGCGGCGTCTCGCTGACACCCGAAGGCCTCAAGGTGCTCGACTACGCGCAACAGATGCTCGACGTCCAACGGGCGCTGAAGCAATCACTGGACACCAGCAGCCCCCAGCAAGGCCTGGTGCGCATCGGCGTGATGGATACGGTGATCCACACCTGGCTCAGCCCATTGATGTCGATGCTGATGCAGGCCTTTCCCGCCGTGGAAATCGAAATCACCGCCGATGCCGCACGCAACCTCTGTGAGCAATTGCAGAAAGGCTACCTGGACATCGTGTTCCAGACCGATCTGGTGCGCCACGAAAGCGTGCGCAATCTGGAACTGGGGCACTACCCCATGCATTGGATCGCCGCCAGCCAGTCGATCTATGCCCGACCCTATGGGTCGTTGGCGGAGATGGCCAGCGAGCGCATCATCACCTTCGTCAAGCATTCGCGCCCGCATCAGGACGTGCTCAACCTGCTGTACGCCCATGGCGTGAGCGCGCCGCGGGTCAGTTGCGTCAATTCGGTCTCGGCCATGACCCGGCTGATTCGTGACGGTTTCGGCATCGGCGCCTTACCGGCCGCGCTGGTGGCCAAGCCCCTGGCCAGCGGCGAATTGATCCCGCTCGAACCCGGTATCGCCCTGCCCCAACTGGACGTCGTTGCGTCCTGGCGCGCTGGCGTCGGCCTGGAGTTGATCGAGAACATCGTCCAGATGAGCCGCCAGGTGGTCAGCCAGTACGCCGTCGATGTCGGGCCGTTGCGCATGGTGGCCGCCCCCGGCCTGAACAGCCAGGCGCCTCTCGAATAA
- a CDS encoding putative hydro-lyase, with protein sequence MTSFEQLQQCTPLVLRQSIAAGQYQGHTSGLGQGRVQANIVILPGDWANEFLRYCTLNRQACPVLDVTEPGDPFFRNLGAAIDIRHEVPQYRVYRHGELSESPLDIEHLWQDDLVAFALGCSFSFEQPLLEAGIRLRHIELGRNVAMFQTNIDTRPTARLSGKMVVTMRPMKAAAAIQAIQITGRMPNVHGAPVHIGDPSLIGIQSLDTPDYGDAVPVEADEIPVFWACGVTPQSVVQASRPPLCITHAPGCMLVTDLWNSDL encoded by the coding sequence ATGACGTCCTTCGAACAACTGCAGCAATGCACGCCTCTCGTCCTGCGCCAAAGCATCGCCGCCGGCCAGTACCAGGGCCATACCAGCGGCCTGGGCCAGGGTCGCGTGCAAGCCAATATCGTGATTCTGCCCGGCGACTGGGCCAATGAATTCCTGCGCTACTGCACCCTCAACCGCCAGGCCTGCCCGGTGCTTGACGTGACCGAGCCAGGGGATCCGTTCTTCCGCAACCTGGGCGCGGCCATCGATATCCGTCATGAAGTGCCTCAATACCGGGTCTATCGCCACGGCGAGTTGAGCGAATCGCCGCTGGACATCGAACACCTGTGGCAGGACGACCTGGTGGCCTTCGCCCTCGGTTGCTCGTTCTCCTTCGAACAACCCTTGCTGGAGGCCGGCATCCGTTTGCGGCACATTGAACTGGGGCGCAATGTCGCGATGTTCCAGACCAACATCGACACGCGACCCACCGCCCGCCTGTCTGGCAAGATGGTGGTGACCATGCGGCCGATGAAGGCCGCCGCGGCCATCCAGGCGATCCAGATTACCGGGCGCATGCCCAATGTCCACGGCGCCCCGGTGCACATCGGCGATCCGTCACTGATCGGCATTCAATCCCTGGACACGCCGGACTACGGTGATGCCGTACCGGTGGAAGCGGACGAGATCCCGGTGTTCTGGGCCTGCGGCGTGACGCCTCAATCGGTGGTCCAGGCCTCGCGTCCACCGCTGTGCATCACCCACGCCCCGGGTTGCATGCTGGTGACGGACTTATGGAACAGTGATTTGTAG
- a CDS encoding LysR family transcriptional regulator codes for MNIKFLETFVWVARLKSFRLTAEKLFTTQASISSRIAALEDEMGVRLFVRDSKGVSLTSEGQRVLEYAERIMDTLQSMKAVIKDPRQVRGRIRIGAMDTVIHTWLSPLVTRLMECYPALEIELSADTASNLCSQLEKGYQDIIFQTDILRLDSVRNALLTRYPMHWVVRTGSAYDRAYGSLEDLSQERIVTFSRNSRPHQDILNLLHSANIVSPRINCVNSASAITRLVRDGFGIGAMPAALVVGELAQGTLTLVDGVPLPSVMDIVASWRTGAGMERVEDIVSLTREVVGEFVAQLPAAYRLAGQDFSGL; via the coding sequence GTGAACATCAAGTTTCTCGAAACCTTCGTCTGGGTTGCCCGCCTGAAGAGCTTCCGCCTCACCGCGGAAAAGCTGTTCACCACCCAGGCCTCCATTTCCAGCCGGATCGCCGCCCTGGAAGATGAAATGGGCGTGCGCCTGTTCGTACGCGATTCCAAAGGGGTGTCGCTGACCTCCGAAGGCCAGCGCGTGCTGGAATACGCCGAGCGCATCATGGACACCCTGCAAAGCATGAAAGCCGTGATCAAGGATCCGCGCCAGGTGCGCGGTCGGATCCGTATCGGCGCGATGGATACGGTGATCCACACCTGGCTCAGTCCCTTGGTGACACGCCTGATGGAATGCTACCCGGCCCTTGAAATCGAACTGTCGGCCGACACCGCGAGCAACCTCTGTTCACAGCTGGAAAAAGGCTACCAGGACATCATTTTCCAGACCGACATCCTGCGCCTGGACAGCGTACGCAATGCCTTGCTGACCCGTTATCCGATGCACTGGGTGGTGCGCACCGGCTCCGCCTATGACCGAGCCTATGGGTCACTGGAAGATCTGTCCCAGGAACGCATCGTGACATTTTCACGCAACTCACGACCCCACCAGGACATCCTCAACCTGCTGCACTCGGCCAACATCGTCTCGCCCCGTATCAACTGCGTGAACTCGGCCTCGGCCATCACCCGCCTGGTTCGCGACGGCTTTGGCATCGGCGCCATGCCCGCGGCGCTGGTGGTCGGCGAACTGGCCCAGGGCACATTGACCTTGGTGGACGGCGTGCCGCTGCCATCGGTCATGGACATCGTCGCCAGTTGGCGGACCGGCGCCGGAATGGAGCGAGTGGAAGACATCGTCAGCCTGACCCGGGAGGTGGTCGGCGAGTTTGTCGCGCAACTGCCAGCCGCGTACCGATTGGCGGGGCAAGACTTCAGCGGACTGTAA
- a CDS encoding LysE family translocator: protein MPDTANLYLFVVAVVLLLIVPGPNMAFVTSHALAHGWRAGVAAALGIAFSDALMTLMVSAGIGALVMSWAPAFDVLRLAGAGYLLWLAWQALRTPAATQDSQLQAASLWKIFCRGALNSLLNPKALLFFMVFLPQFVNLKAGGVGLQLIFLGALLALIALVFHTLLGVGAAQLRAKLASGGISRRLGTYGFAGVMAALAARLLFLDRPL, encoded by the coding sequence TCGTTCCGGGGCCCAACATGGCCTTTGTCACCAGCCATGCGTTGGCCCACGGCTGGCGTGCCGGCGTCGCAGCCGCCCTCGGCATTGCCTTTTCGGACGCGCTGATGACGCTGATGGTCAGCGCTGGCATTGGCGCGCTGGTCATGAGCTGGGCGCCAGCGTTCGACGTGCTGCGCCTGGCCGGGGCCGGTTATCTGCTGTGGCTGGCCTGGCAAGCACTCAGAACGCCGGCAGCGACGCAGGATAGCCAGCTCCAGGCGGCTTCGCTGTGGAAAATCTTCTGCCGAGGCGCCCTCAACAGCCTCTTGAATCCCAAGGCGCTGCTGTTCTTCATGGTGTTCCTGCCCCAGTTCGTCAACCTCAAGGCCGGCGGCGTGGGCTTGCAGTTGATCTTCCTTGGCGCCTTGCTGGCACTGATTGCACTGGTCTTCCATACGCTGCTGGGTGTTGGCGCCGCACAGCTCAGGGCAAAACTGGCAAGCGGTGGGATTTCAAGACGCCTGGGCACCTATGGTTTTGCCGGGGTCATGGCAGCGCTGGCGGCACGCCTGTTGTTTCTTGACCGACCGCTTTGA